A DNA window from Sphingopyxis macrogoltabida contains the following coding sequences:
- a CDS encoding YezD family protein, with amino-acid sequence MTHPKAEAESAQEATPRAVQTVLDALEKLRFGAIQLTVHEGRLVQVDVTERHRYPN; translated from the coding sequence ATGACCCATCCGAAAGCCGAAGCGGAAAGCGCGCAGGAAGCGACGCCGCGCGCGGTGCAGACCGTGCTCGACGCGCTCGAAAAGCTGCGCTTCGGGGCGATCCAGCTGACCGTTCACGAGGGCCGGCTGGTGCAGGTCGATGTGACCGAGCGCCACCGCTACCCCAACTGA
- a CDS encoding energy transducer TonB has product MLLMAMMLAFGAPQGGAASPPSADLSEPGAPATNPGGWVTNDDYPPQAMREEREGVTGFRLTYDNSGLPRKCEIVSSSGHADLDAATCDLVMERALFEPGKDRTGMAVGGTYTNRIRWSIPEGAPAMPGPLPFSDPGRMTLQYVLDAEGGVASCEGRVEGLVAPAGDQTAAVDLCQGVEASAPYPPPLDSEGKPVSRRYRMTIEVTTEDIGPRGGVPK; this is encoded by the coding sequence ATGCTGCTCATGGCGATGATGCTTGCGTTTGGTGCGCCCCAGGGCGGGGCGGCATCGCCGCCGTCTGCCGATCTTTCCGAGCCGGGTGCGCCGGCCACCAACCCGGGGGGCTGGGTAACGAATGACGATTATCCGCCGCAAGCGATGCGCGAGGAACGCGAGGGTGTGACGGGCTTTCGCCTGACGTACGACAACAGCGGCCTGCCGCGAAAATGCGAGATTGTTTCGAGCAGCGGGCACGCCGATCTTGACGCTGCGACATGCGATCTGGTGATGGAACGCGCGCTCTTCGAACCGGGTAAGGACCGGACCGGCATGGCGGTCGGGGGTACATATACGAACCGCATACGCTGGAGCATTCCCGAGGGCGCGCCGGCGATGCCCGGCCCGCTGCCGTTTTCCGACCCGGGCCGTATGACGCTCCAATATGTCCTGGACGCTGAGGGAGGCGTTGCGAGCTGTGAGGGCCGCGTCGAAGGCCTCGTCGCGCCCGCGGGCGATCAGACCGCAGCCGTCGATCTGTGCCAGGGAGTCGAAGCTTCCGCGCCTTACCCGCCGCCGCTCGACAGCGAAGGCAAGCCGGTGTCGCGACGCTATCGCATGACGATCGAGGTCACCACCGAAGACATCGGGCCGCGCGGAGGCGTTCCGAAATAA
- the katG gene encoding catalase/peroxidase HPI, producing MNDQTPIGSGCPVHQPGGVRALLGRTNKDWWPDMLATEILNPNGSSNPLGDDFDYAAAFKSLDYQALKDDLTALMTDSQPWWPADYGHYGPFFIRMAWHAAGTYRTADGRGGANSGQQRFAPLDSWPDNGNLDKARRLLWPIKQKYGNKISWADLFILTGNVAIESMGGPVFGFGGGRVDVFEPERDIYWGSEDKWVNEGVQTRIDPDKNMVIEGPLAAIQMGLIYVNPEGPQGNPHNDEGMARDMKETFDRMAMNSEETVALTAGGHTFGKAHGNGDASTLGAAPSGGDIAAQGFGWVSGEDHGGIGEHTVTSGIEGAWTNTPREWTENYFRLLFDYDYELVKSPAGANQWQPIGQKEEDMAPDAHVPGKKVPTMMTTADMALKRDPEFRAISEKFRDDHEAFKDAFARAWFKLTHRDMGPKVRYLGPEVPAEDLIWQDPIPAGSKPSDADVAAVKAKIADSGLTVSQLVKTAWASASTYRKSDFRGGANGARVALAPQKDWDVNEPAALAKVIDTLNGLRGSMSLADAIVLGGVVGLEKAGATNVPFTGGRGDATAEQTDADSFAVMEPEADAFRNYVGKKKLAVKVEEMMLDRASLLGLTVPEMTVLVGGLRVLGANHGERGHGHFTKRSGQLTNDYFVNLYDMTNVWKAAGDDEYVATDRKDGGEKWRATRADLIFGSNAELRAVGEVYAQSDSGEKFVKDFVKAWTKVMNADRFDLA from the coding sequence ATGAACGACCAGACCCCCATCGGCAGCGGTTGCCCGGTCCATCAGCCCGGTGGCGTCCGCGCCCTGCTTGGCCGCACCAACAAGGACTGGTGGCCCGACATGCTGGCGACCGAGATCCTCAATCCCAATGGTTCGTCGAACCCGCTCGGCGACGATTTCGATTATGCGGCGGCGTTCAAGTCGCTCGATTATCAGGCCTTGAAGGATGACCTGACCGCGCTGATGACCGACAGCCAGCCGTGGTGGCCGGCCGACTATGGCCATTACGGGCCCTTCTTCATCCGCATGGCGTGGCATGCCGCAGGCACCTATCGCACCGCCGACGGCCGCGGCGGCGCCAACAGCGGGCAACAGCGCTTTGCTCCGCTCGATAGCTGGCCCGACAATGGCAACCTCGACAAGGCGCGGCGCCTGCTGTGGCCGATCAAGCAGAAATACGGCAACAAGATCAGCTGGGCCGACCTGTTCATCCTGACCGGCAATGTCGCGATCGAGAGCATGGGCGGGCCGGTGTTCGGCTTCGGCGGCGGCCGCGTCGATGTGTTCGAGCCCGAACGCGACATCTATTGGGGTTCGGAGGACAAATGGGTGAACGAAGGCGTTCAGACCCGCATCGACCCCGACAAGAATATGGTCATCGAAGGCCCGCTGGCCGCGATCCAGATGGGCCTGATCTACGTCAATCCGGAGGGGCCGCAGGGCAATCCGCATAACGACGAGGGCATGGCGCGCGATATGAAGGAAACCTTCGATCGCATGGCGATGAACTCCGAGGAAACCGTAGCGCTGACCGCCGGCGGTCACACCTTCGGCAAGGCGCACGGCAATGGCGACGCCTCGACGCTTGGTGCCGCACCCTCGGGCGGCGACATTGCCGCGCAGGGTTTCGGCTGGGTCAGCGGCGAAGACCATGGCGGCATCGGCGAGCATACGGTGACCAGCGGCATCGAGGGCGCGTGGACCAACACGCCGCGCGAATGGACCGAGAATTATTTCCGCCTGCTGTTCGACTATGATTACGAGCTGGTGAAATCGCCCGCAGGCGCGAACCAGTGGCAGCCGATCGGCCAGAAGGAAGAGGATATGGCGCCCGACGCCCATGTCCCCGGCAAGAAGGTGCCGACGATGATGACCACCGCCGACATGGCGTTGAAGCGCGACCCCGAATTCCGCGCCATCAGCGAGAAGTTCCGCGACGACCATGAAGCGTTCAAGGATGCCTTCGCGCGCGCATGGTTCAAGCTGACCCACCGCGACATGGGTCCGAAGGTCCGTTACCTGGGCCCCGAAGTTCCCGCCGAAGACCTGATCTGGCAGGACCCGATCCCTGCGGGTTCCAAGCCGTCGGACGCCGATGTCGCAGCCGTGAAGGCGAAGATCGCCGACAGCGGCCTGACGGTGAGCCAACTGGTCAAGACCGCCTGGGCGTCGGCGAGCACCTATCGCAAGTCCGACTTCCGCGGCGGCGCGAATGGCGCGCGCGTTGCGCTGGCGCCGCAGAAGGATTGGGACGTCAACGAACCGGCCGCGCTCGCCAAGGTGATCGATACGTTGAACGGCCTGCGCGGTTCGATGTCGCTGGCCGATGCCATCGTCCTCGGCGGCGTGGTCGGGCTGGAGAAGGCGGGCGCCACCAATGTGCCGTTCACCGGCGGTCGCGGCGACGCGACGGCGGAACAGACCGACGCCGACAGCTTCGCGGTGATGGAGCCCGAGGCCGACGCCTTCCGCAACTATGTCGGCAAGAAAAAGCTGGCGGTGAAGGTCGAGGAGATGATGCTCGACCGCGCCTCGCTGCTCGGTCTGACGGTGCCCGAAATGACCGTGCTGGTGGGAGGCCTGCGCGTCCTCGGCGCCAACCACGGCGAGCGCGGCCATGGCCATTTCACCAAGCGGTCGGGGCAGCTGACGAACGACTATTTCGTCAACCTCTATGACATGACCAACGTGTGGAAGGCCGCGGGCGACGACGAATATGTCGCCACCGACCGCAAGGACGGCGGCGAGAAGTGGCGTGCGACGCGGGCCGACCTGATCTTCGGTTCCAACGCCGAACTCCGCGCGGTCGGCGAGGTCTATGCGCAGTCCGACAGTGGCGAAAAATTCGTCAAGGACTTCGTCAAGGCCTGGACCAAGGTGATGAACGCCGACCGTTTCGACCTCGCCTGA
- a CDS encoding TonB-dependent receptor codes for MTAKYPSVRRRVQASSVTLSLLLALGATPAAAEEASADSAANGAALATTTAATANASAAADDDASRGDVIIVTARRRQETAQEVPVAISVIRGDSIEATGNFNVVKLQQLAPTLQVYTSNPRNTSVNIRGMGVPFGLTSDGFEQGVGIYVDDVYNSRVAAATFDFLDVEQVEVLRGPQGTLYGKNTTAGAINITTNQPTFDFEGRAEVSVGNLNYRQAKAAISGPLTDKIAARIAIAATSRRGTLYNVTSDRWINEQDNLGLRGQLLFQPNEDLSITLAGDYSRQDPECCGTTYVRVGTTQRAPGRQYDALVAAINAANPGRNYAVPSTNPYDRLTDLDASLNAGNKIGGVSARVKWDVGPGTFTSITAWRFWDWQPENDRDFTGLSIVSKSQNPSQQDQYSQEFRYNYESDKLDFVVGLFGFKQRIDTQGTEQQGADASKWSLTGANADNPAILEGLTATNTQYLKSTSAALFGQLSWKVTDALTIQPGVRVNYDKKSGFYERVVTNGQGEVISCTPIPAPGTVAGLSAQCGVYQPQLSTPSDSAWNFTYDFNVNYKVAPDILAYATYAKSFKTLGINQNGLPLNADNSVNYDASTVKPESINHFEVGLKTQFLDRRATFNLSAFRTDIKNFQATVNGGQFGTVRGYLANADKVRTQGIEADLKIVASDRFTAYANGAYTDAKYKKFTNAPCPPELSGGTLQPDGAEPDYSQPGVPGALSPRQCDISGQRLPGVSKWAFSYGAETNVPVTLLAKEGQVYLGVDGNYRSHWNSNASPSIYTNVKGYALTNFRVGFRAEGFDVFGWVRNAFDVNYIELLQVAPGNTGLIAGTVGDPRTWGGTVKFNF; via the coding sequence ATGACCGCGAAATACCCGTCCGTCCGCCGCCGTGTGCAGGCGTCTTCCGTCACGCTTTCGCTTCTTCTCGCGCTCGGCGCGACGCCGGCCGCGGCCGAAGAAGCGTCCGCCGACAGTGCAGCGAATGGTGCGGCCCTTGCCACGACCACCGCCGCCACGGCCAATGCCTCTGCAGCGGCCGACGACGATGCCAGCCGCGGCGACGTGATCATCGTCACCGCCCGCCGCCGCCAGGAAACCGCGCAGGAAGTGCCGGTCGCAATCTCGGTCATTCGGGGCGATTCGATCGAGGCGACGGGCAATTTCAACGTCGTGAAGCTTCAGCAACTCGCGCCGACGTTGCAGGTCTATACCTCGAACCCGCGCAACACGTCGGTCAACATTCGCGGCATGGGCGTGCCGTTCGGCCTGACCAGCGATGGCTTCGAGCAGGGCGTCGGCATCTATGTCGACGACGTCTATAATTCGCGTGTTGCCGCCGCGACCTTCGACTTTCTGGATGTCGAGCAGGTCGAGGTGCTGCGCGGGCCGCAGGGCACGCTCTATGGCAAGAACACCACCGCCGGCGCGATCAACATCACGACCAACCAGCCGACCTTCGATTTCGAGGGCAGGGCCGAGGTCAGTGTCGGCAACCTCAACTACCGGCAGGCGAAGGCCGCGATCTCGGGCCCGCTGACCGACAAGATCGCCGCGCGCATCGCCATCGCCGCGACCAGCCGGCGCGGTACCCTCTACAACGTCACCAGCGACCGCTGGATCAACGAACAGGACAATCTGGGCCTGCGCGGCCAGCTCCTGTTCCAGCCCAACGAAGATCTCAGCATCACGCTTGCGGGCGACTACAGCCGGCAGGATCCCGAATGCTGCGGCACGACCTATGTCCGCGTCGGTACGACCCAGCGTGCGCCCGGCCGCCAATATGACGCGCTGGTCGCCGCGATCAACGCCGCCAATCCGGGTCGCAACTATGCGGTGCCGAGCACCAATCCATACGACCGCCTGACCGACCTCGACGCCAGCCTCAATGCCGGCAACAAGATCGGCGGCGTTTCGGCGCGGGTGAAGTGGGATGTCGGTCCGGGCACCTTCACCTCGATCACCGCATGGCGCTTCTGGGACTGGCAGCCCGAGAACGACCGCGACTTCACCGGTCTCTCGATCGTCTCGAAATCGCAGAATCCGTCGCAGCAGGACCAGTACAGCCAAGAGTTCCGCTACAATTACGAAAGCGACAAGCTCGACTTCGTCGTCGGCCTGTTCGGCTTCAAGCAGCGGATCGATACCCAAGGGACCGAGCAGCAGGGCGCGGACGCCAGCAAGTGGAGCCTGACCGGCGCCAATGCCGACAATCCGGCCATCCTCGAAGGCCTGACCGCCACAAACACGCAATATCTCAAGAGCACCAGCGCGGCGCTGTTCGGCCAGCTTAGCTGGAAGGTGACCGACGCCTTGACCATCCAGCCCGGCGTGCGCGTCAACTATGACAAGAAGTCGGGCTTCTACGAACGCGTCGTGACCAACGGTCAGGGCGAGGTCATCAGCTGTACGCCCATTCCGGCGCCCGGCACGGTGGCGGGGCTTTCGGCGCAGTGCGGCGTGTATCAGCCGCAGCTCAGCACGCCGTCGGACAGTGCCTGGAACTTCACTTACGATTTCAACGTAAACTACAAGGTTGCGCCCGACATCCTCGCCTATGCGACCTATGCCAAGAGCTTCAAGACGCTGGGCATCAACCAGAACGGCTTGCCGCTCAACGCCGACAATAGCGTCAACTATGATGCGAGCACGGTGAAGCCCGAATCGATCAACCACTTCGAGGTGGGGCTCAAGACGCAGTTCCTCGATCGCCGGGCGACCTTCAACCTGTCGGCGTTCCGCACCGACATCAAGAATTTCCAGGCGACGGTGAACGGCGGCCAGTTCGGGACGGTGCGCGGCTATCTCGCCAACGCCGACAAGGTCCGGACGCAGGGGATCGAAGCCGACCTCAAGATCGTCGCGAGCGATCGCTTCACCGCTTATGCCAACGGCGCCTATACCGACGCGAAGTACAAGAAGTTCACCAACGCGCCGTGTCCGCCCGAACTGTCGGGCGGCACGCTCCAGCCGGACGGCGCCGAACCCGATTATTCGCAGCCCGGCGTTCCCGGCGCGCTCAGCCCGCGGCAGTGCGACATTTCCGGCCAGCGTCTGCCGGGCGTGTCGAAATGGGCCTTCTCCTATGGTGCGGAGACCAATGTTCCGGTGACGTTGCTCGCGAAGGAAGGGCAGGTCTATCTGGGCGTCGACGGCAATTATCGCTCGCACTGGAATTCGAATGCGTCGCCCTCGATCTACACCAACGTCAAGGGCTATGCGCTGACCAACTTCCGGGTCGGCTTCCGGGCCGAGGGCTTCGACGTCTTCGGTTGGGTGCGCAATGCCTTCGATGTGAACTATATCGAATTGTTGCAGGTGGCGCCCGGCAACACCGGCCTGATCGCCGGCACCGTCGGCGACCCGCGGACATGGGGCGGCACGGTGAAGTTCAACTTCTGA
- a CDS encoding NAD(P)H-dependent flavin oxidoreductase, translating to MSKINDLMARGTALLGSDYAILCGAMSWVSERSLVSAISNAGGFGVIACGAMTPELLDTEIAATKAIAKRNFGVNLITMHPQLFDLIDVCAKHGVGHVVLAGGLPPKGSLEAIKASGAKVICFAPTLALAKKLVRSGVDALVIEGMEAGGHIGPVSTSVLAQEILPSLADEVPIFVAGGIGRGEAIAAYLEMGASGVQLGTRFVCATESIAHPNFKKAFMRASAREAVASVQIDPRLPVIPVRALKNAGTEAFTVKQREVANRLDGGEVDMAEAQLEIEHYWAGALRRAVIDGDVENGSLMAGQSVGMVTQEESVADIIAALVQQAEAALHARG from the coding sequence ATGAGCAAAATTAACGATCTGATGGCGCGCGGAACTGCGCTTCTGGGCAGCGATTACGCCATCCTTTGCGGCGCGATGAGCTGGGTTTCCGAACGAAGCCTCGTCAGCGCGATCAGCAATGCGGGCGGTTTCGGCGTCATCGCCTGTGGCGCGATGACGCCCGAACTTCTCGATACCGAAATTGCCGCAACCAAGGCGATCGCAAAGCGCAATTTCGGCGTCAACCTGATCACCATGCACCCGCAGTTGTTCGATCTGATCGACGTGTGCGCCAAACATGGCGTTGGCCATGTCGTGCTCGCGGGCGGGCTGCCGCCCAAGGGCAGCCTCGAAGCGATCAAGGCATCGGGCGCGAAGGTCATCTGCTTCGCCCCGACCCTCGCGCTCGCCAAGAAGCTCGTCCGCTCGGGCGTCGACGCGCTGGTGATCGAGGGGATGGAGGCCGGCGGCCATATCGGCCCGGTGTCGACCAGTGTGCTTGCGCAGGAAATCCTGCCCTCGCTCGCGGACGAAGTGCCGATTTTCGTCGCCGGCGGCATCGGCCGCGGCGAAGCGATCGCCGCCTATCTGGAAATGGGCGCGTCGGGCGTCCAGCTCGGCACGCGCTTCGTCTGCGCGACCGAAAGCATCGCCCACCCCAATTTCAAGAAGGCCTTCATGCGTGCCTCGGCGCGCGAAGCCGTGGCGAGTGTCCAGATCGATCCGCGCCTGCCGGTGATCCCGGTTCGCGCACTCAAAAATGCCGGGACCGAGGCGTTTACCGTCAAACAGCGCGAGGTCGCGAACCGCCTCGACGGCGGCGAGGTCGACATGGCGGAGGCGCAGCTCGAGATCGAGCATTATTGGGCCGGCGCATTGCGTCGCGCGGTGATCGACGGCGATGTCGAAAATGGTTCGTTAATGGCAGGGCAATCTGTGGGTATGGTAACGCAGGAAGAGAGCGTCGCCGATATTATCGCGGCTTTGGTGCAACAGGCCGAAGCCGCCTTGCACGCTCGGGGTTGA
- a CDS encoding SDR family oxidoreductase, whose product MARKAIFITGGGSGIGRATARHFAAKGWFVGIADVNKQGIDETAALLPDGASSRHVMDVRDRDQWRAALDAFAGASGGRLDVLFNNAGIGSGGQYIDMAPDEADRLIAINFGGVVNGIYMALPLLRATPGSTILNTGSASGFYGVAGLAVYSATKFAVRGLTEALEIEFAKHDIKVRSLMPGFIDTPLLDQVSADSNEPARNRLSASGFEIVPVERVAEAAWEAVHGDRVHVTVGKMAKRLARIARWFPGLIVRQSKKIDGLGTAAH is encoded by the coding sequence ATGGCACGAAAGGCGATTTTCATCACCGGCGGCGGGTCGGGGATTGGCCGCGCGACCGCGCGCCACTTCGCTGCCAAAGGCTGGTTCGTCGGCATCGCCGACGTCAACAAGCAGGGGATCGACGAAACCGCGGCGCTGCTGCCCGACGGCGCATCGTCGCGCCATGTCATGGACGTGCGCGACCGCGACCAGTGGCGGGCGGCGCTCGATGCCTTTGCCGGCGCCAGCGGCGGCCGCCTCGATGTCCTGTTCAACAACGCCGGCATCGGATCGGGCGGCCAGTATATCGACATGGCGCCAGACGAAGCCGACCGGTTGATCGCGATCAACTTCGGCGGCGTCGTCAACGGCATTTACATGGCGCTGCCGCTGCTTCGCGCGACGCCGGGGTCGACGATCCTCAACACCGGCTCGGCGTCGGGTTTCTATGGCGTCGCCGGGCTCGCGGTCTATTCGGCGACCAAGTTCGCGGTGCGCGGCCTCACCGAAGCGCTCGAGATCGAATTCGCCAAGCACGACATCAAGGTGCGCTCGCTGATGCCGGGCTTCATCGACACGCCGCTGCTCGACCAGGTCAGCGCCGACAGCAACGAACCCGCGCGCAACCGCCTGTCGGCGAGCGGCTTCGAGATCGTGCCCGTCGAACGCGTCGCCGAGGCGGCTTGGGAGGCGGTACACGGCGACCGGGTGCACGTCACCGTCGGCAAGATGGCAAAGCGGCTGGCGCGTATCGCGCGCTGGTTTCCCGGCCTGATCGTGCGGCAATCGAAGAAGATCGACGGGCTGGGCACGGCGGCGCATTGA